The following proteins come from a genomic window of Pyxidicoccus sp. MSG2:
- a CDS encoding SBBP repeat-containing protein, producing the protein MRGNVARSYALAVLTLACQASAAVSKDIVAGDRRSAATVQSQNAYASYVSPADKVVHVSLTGSDSTGDGSAARPWRSVVRAVRGLPAGFTVYVHAGTYDAVQVDLASASALDGTAAAPITVRGAPGEAKPVLKSNGSAPIFRLNRRYWILDGLELDGRYARTHVVLFRSDHLTLRNSLVRDASLDALNVQAQYVLIQGNELRNTFEHTAGSARGVACTTHADCSAGSFCKPEYDASNVLRRYCRERDDGHAIVVLSDSHSVLVKGNTIHDNTGDGLQCAGPLYGYTPGARPADITLEDNDMFTSPANQGVVEEAADIKDCDFITLRRERYHGFRAAKDSSGTLRGGGTTIFHFSAQGIRVEDSEISDACMGVGVGNSATDPVANIVVARTRFHHLYWGEKGCGNNSTSGTALYVQKLDGGDFFHNTISQAGRMGVVISGAGWTVRNMDFWNNVISLSAAGSRWLVTDGHYLVDFESDGNLYSHADGSAAHLACDFAQGDKDLSGWRSSACAIGGLTLRDPTSAVAAPAFTQESAGDLTLQSTSPAVDSALNNTGATFCGSAPDKGALERCTTTTPPPTGGDLLWQQQTGTSSDEYGYAVAADPNGGAYVAGYSLGAFDYDNQGGRDAVLRHYSASGSRDWGRQLGAAGDEHAYGVAATSTAVVMGGNASSGLADEAYLGGTSDGFVAKYNTLGTREWVRMLGTAAEDSVRAVATDGTNFFVAGYTSGSLQGTNAGLKDAFVAKYSATGGLLWVRMLGTSSDDLAYGVAADSGGNVYVTGVTSGSMQGAASSGGQDVFLAKYSATGTLSWVRQWGSAGNDVAQDVEVDGTGAIVVGGSTTGALAFDNQGGSDAFVSRWTSSGDRQWARQLGTAADEFGYGVATDSSGTVYLAGSSTGTLAPGYAGGFDAYLAQYAGDGTRGWTQHLGSATDEVALGAATLTGNGVYLVGGTMGTLPGQTSAGGKDLFLGRYSP; encoded by the coding sequence ATGCGTGGGAATGTGGCGCGGAGTTACGCGCTCGCGGTGCTGACCCTTGCCTGCCAGGCCTCCGCGGCCGTGAGCAAGGACATCGTGGCCGGGGACCGTCGCAGTGCAGCGACGGTGCAGTCACAGAACGCCTATGCCAGCTACGTGTCACCCGCCGACAAGGTGGTTCACGTCAGCCTCACCGGCAGCGACTCCACGGGTGACGGCAGCGCGGCCAGACCGTGGCGTTCGGTGGTGCGAGCGGTGCGCGGCCTGCCCGCCGGCTTCACCGTCTACGTCCACGCAGGCACCTACGACGCGGTGCAGGTGGACCTGGCCTCCGCTTCGGCCCTCGACGGCACGGCCGCTGCGCCCATCACCGTGCGCGGTGCGCCCGGCGAAGCGAAGCCGGTGCTCAAGAGCAACGGCAGCGCGCCCATCTTCCGCCTCAACCGGCGGTACTGGATTCTCGACGGGCTGGAGCTGGACGGCCGCTATGCGCGGACGCACGTGGTGCTCTTCCGCTCGGACCACCTGACGCTGCGCAACAGCCTGGTGCGCGACGCCTCGCTGGACGCGCTCAACGTGCAGGCCCAGTACGTCCTCATCCAGGGCAACGAGCTTCGCAACACCTTCGAGCACACCGCGGGCAGCGCCCGGGGCGTGGCCTGCACCACGCACGCGGACTGCTCCGCCGGCAGCTTCTGCAAGCCCGAGTACGACGCGTCCAACGTCCTGCGCCGCTACTGCCGTGAGCGCGATGACGGCCACGCCATCGTCGTCCTGTCCGACTCGCACTCCGTGCTGGTGAAGGGCAACACCATCCACGACAACACCGGTGACGGGCTCCAGTGCGCCGGCCCGCTCTATGGCTACACGCCCGGAGCGCGGCCCGCGGACATCACGCTGGAGGACAACGACATGTTCACCAGCCCGGCCAACCAGGGCGTGGTGGAGGAGGCCGCGGACATCAAGGACTGCGACTTCATCACGCTGCGCCGCGAGCGCTACCACGGCTTCCGCGCCGCGAAGGACTCCAGCGGCACGCTCCGGGGCGGAGGCACCACCATCTTCCACTTCAGCGCCCAGGGCATCCGCGTGGAGGACTCCGAAATCTCCGACGCCTGCATGGGCGTGGGCGTCGGCAACAGCGCCACCGACCCGGTGGCAAACATCGTCGTGGCCCGCACCCGCTTCCACCACCTGTACTGGGGCGAGAAGGGCTGCGGCAACAACAGCACCTCGGGCACCGCCCTGTACGTCCAGAAGCTCGATGGTGGCGACTTCTTCCACAACACCATCTCCCAGGCGGGCCGCATGGGCGTCGTCATCTCCGGCGCGGGGTGGACGGTGCGCAACATGGACTTCTGGAACAACGTCATCTCGCTGTCCGCGGCCGGCTCGCGGTGGCTGGTGACGGACGGCCACTACCTCGTGGACTTCGAGTCCGATGGGAATCTCTACTCCCATGCGGACGGCTCCGCCGCGCACCTCGCCTGCGACTTCGCCCAGGGCGACAAGGACCTGAGCGGCTGGCGCAGCAGCGCCTGCGCCATCGGCGGACTGACGCTGAGAGACCCGACCAGCGCGGTGGCGGCGCCGGCCTTCACGCAGGAGTCCGCGGGCGATTTGACGCTCCAGTCGACGTCGCCCGCGGTGGACAGCGCGCTGAACAACACGGGCGCCACCTTCTGCGGGAGCGCGCCGGACAAGGGCGCGCTGGAGCGCTGCACGACGACGACTCCGCCCCCCACGGGCGGGGACCTGCTGTGGCAGCAGCAGACCGGCACGTCCTCGGACGAGTACGGCTATGCGGTGGCGGCGGACCCGAACGGGGGCGCCTACGTGGCGGGCTACTCGCTGGGCGCGTTCGACTACGACAACCAGGGCGGCCGCGACGCGGTGCTGCGGCACTACAGCGCCTCGGGCAGCCGGGACTGGGGCCGGCAATTGGGCGCCGCGGGTGACGAGCACGCCTACGGCGTGGCGGCCACCTCCACGGCCGTCGTCATGGGCGGCAACGCGAGCAGCGGCCTCGCGGATGAGGCGTATCTCGGAGGCACCTCCGACGGCTTCGTCGCGAAGTACAACACGCTGGGGACACGCGAGTGGGTGCGCATGCTGGGCACGGCCGCCGAGGACTCGGTGCGGGCGGTGGCCACGGACGGAACGAACTTCTTCGTCGCGGGCTACACCTCGGGCTCGCTCCAGGGCACCAACGCCGGGCTGAAGGACGCCTTCGTGGCGAAGTACAGCGCGACGGGCGGCCTCCTCTGGGTGCGCATGCTGGGCACGTCCTCGGACGACCTCGCCTACGGCGTGGCGGCGGACTCCGGCGGCAACGTCTACGTGACGGGCGTCACCAGCGGCTCCATGCAGGGGGCCGCGAGCAGCGGCGGCCAGGACGTCTTCCTCGCGAAGTACAGCGCCACGGGCACGCTGTCGTGGGTGCGCCAGTGGGGCAGCGCTGGCAACGACGTCGCGCAGGACGTGGAGGTGGATGGCACGGGCGCCATCGTCGTGGGCGGGTCCACCACGGGCGCGCTGGCGTTCGACAACCAGGGTGGCTCGGATGCCTTCGTGTCGCGCTGGACGAGCTCGGGGGACCGCCAGTGGGCCCGCCAGCTCGGCACCGCCGCGGATGAGTTCGGCTACGGCGTGGCCACCGACTCCAGCGGCACCGTGTACCTGGCCGGCTCCAGCACCGGCACACTGGCTCCGGGTTACGCGGGCGGCTTCGACGCGTACCTCGCCCAATATGCCGGTGATGGCACCCGGGGCTGGACACAGCACCTGGGCTCCGCCACGGACGAGGTGGCGCTGGGTGCGGCGACACTGACCGGCAACGGCGTGTACCTCGTGGGCGGCACCATGGGCACCCTGCCCGGCCAGACGAGCGCGGGTGGCAAGGACCTCTTCCTGGGCCGCTACTCGCCGTGA
- the nadC gene encoding carboxylating nicotinate-nucleotide diphosphorylase has product MQQDYLDRLIALALDEDLGAAGDVTSQALIPPDAEGSAELVAKEQLVLAGMEAFIRVFHKVDPDVEVELIRRDGEEIKPKVVAARCHGRLRSLLVAERTALNLVQRAAGIATLAQQAMTSVRGSKLKVLDTRKTPPGMRTLAKDAVRMGGASNHRFGLFDGVLIKDNHIAAVGGSISEALRLAKLHGPRLAKIEIEVTNLKQLAEAIEHGADVVMLDNMDDAQIREAVKLTNGRVPLEVSGGVTLDRLPRLAKMGVDFVSMGALTHSARAMDLSLEITGTAKKPRKAKPA; this is encoded by the coding sequence GTGCAGCAGGATTACCTCGACCGTCTCATCGCGCTCGCCCTCGATGAGGACCTGGGGGCGGCGGGAGACGTCACCTCGCAGGCCCTCATTCCTCCGGATGCGGAGGGCAGCGCGGAGCTGGTCGCGAAGGAGCAACTGGTGCTCGCGGGGATGGAGGCCTTCATCCGCGTGTTCCACAAGGTGGACCCCGACGTCGAGGTGGAGCTGATCCGCCGTGACGGCGAGGAGATCAAACCCAAGGTGGTCGCCGCGCGCTGCCACGGGCGGCTGCGCTCGCTGCTGGTGGCGGAGCGCACCGCGCTCAACCTCGTCCAGCGAGCCGCGGGCATCGCCACCCTGGCGCAGCAGGCGATGACGTCCGTGCGGGGGTCCAAGCTGAAGGTGCTGGATACCCGCAAGACGCCTCCGGGCATGCGCACGCTGGCCAAGGACGCCGTCCGCATGGGCGGCGCCTCCAACCACCGTTTCGGCCTCTTCGATGGCGTCCTCATCAAGGACAATCACATCGCGGCGGTGGGGGGTTCCATCTCCGAGGCCCTCCGCCTCGCGAAGCTGCACGGGCCCCGACTGGCCAAGATTGAAATCGAGGTCACCAACCTCAAGCAGCTCGCCGAGGCGATTGAGCACGGCGCCGACGTGGTGATGCTCGACAACATGGACGACGCGCAGATTCGCGAGGCGGTGAAGCTCACGAATGGCCGCGTTCCGCTCGAGGTCTCCGGCGGCGTCACCCTGGACCGGCTGCCCCGCCTGGCGAAGATGGGCGTGGACTTCGTGTCCATGGGCGCGCTGACGCACTCCGCGCGGGCCATGGACCTGTCGTTGGAAATCACCGGCACGGCGAAGAAGCCGCGCAAGGCGAAGCCGGCGTAG